One window of bacterium genomic DNA carries:
- a CDS encoding alpha/beta fold hydrolase: protein MIRKLRTDRDNQQWMLDLALHMRGRVQNFERGDYLEVPQGKTAHNYQMLPKVWRESAEFHESLAKKAQAEGFNATATEHYDHAIEAYRMAQHPIFYDDNPMKIYLCKKMDEMVDRRSGVAAYPIERVEVPFDDGKSISCLLHLLPDRRKAPCIVYVPGMDQSKEVFPWAHRNVAADRGFHVLAMDGPGQGASNIRKIRSVGDNYERAGAAVIDHLLGREEVEPSKIAIYGISMGSYWSLRLASYDHRMAAVASAVACFNPNNTIFTQSSPRFKQVFMYMAGITDENEFDEMARQMTVKGYMDKVQCPALLVTGEFDPLCPLEDAIEVFEDLTCKKEMWVFEDQFHPLARIQNLGGLDNHQYILDWLQRVLVDGKVNDRRVAYVKKNGQGPFADCEWEPPVKPGQAYF from the coding sequence ATGATCCGCAAGCTTCGAACCGATAGGGACAACCAGCAGTGGATGCTCGATCTGGCCCTTCACATGCGCGGCCGGGTGCAGAACTTCGAGCGCGGCGATTATCTGGAAGTGCCGCAGGGAAAGACGGCGCACAACTACCAGATGCTTCCGAAGGTCTGGCGGGAGTCCGCGGAGTTTCACGAATCGCTGGCCAAAAAGGCGCAGGCGGAGGGCTTCAACGCCACCGCCACCGAGCACTACGACCATGCGATAGAAGCCTACCGGATGGCGCAGCACCCCATCTTTTACGATGACAATCCGATGAAGATTTACCTGTGCAAGAAGATGGACGAAATGGTGGATCGCCGCTCCGGGGTGGCCGCCTACCCCATCGAGCGGGTGGAGGTGCCCTTCGATGACGGGAAGTCGATCTCCTGCCTGCTCCATCTTCTCCCCGATCGCCGGAAGGCCCCCTGCATCGTCTACGTGCCGGGCATGGATCAGAGCAAGGAGGTTTTTCCCTGGGCGCACCGGAACGTGGCGGCCGATCGGGGTTTTCACGTCCTCGCCATGGACGGGCCGGGGCAGGGAGCCTCGAACATCCGGAAGATTCGCTCCGTGGGCGACAACTACGAGCGGGCCGGGGCGGCGGTGATCGATCATCTGCTCGGGCGCGAGGAGGTCGAGCCCTCGAAGATTGCGATTTACGGCATCAGCATGGGGAGCTACTGGTCGCTCCGGCTGGCCAGCTACGACCACCGGATGGCGGCGGTGGCGAGCGCGGTGGCCTGTTTCAATCCGAACAACACCATCTTCACCCAGTCCTCTCCTCGCTTTAAGCAGGTTTTCATGTACATGGCCGGAATAACGGATGAGAATGAGTTCGACGAGATGGCCCGGCAGATGACCGTCAAGGGCTACATGGACAAGGTGCAGTGTCCGGCCCTGCTGGTCACCGGCGAGTTCGACCCCCTCTGTCCGCTGGAGGATGCGATCGAGGTTTTCGAAGACCTCACCTGCAAGAAGGAGATGTGGGTGTTCGAGGATCAGTTCCACCCGCTCGCGCGCATCCAGAACCTGGGCGGCCTCGACAACCACCAGTACATTCTCGACTGGCTCCAGCGCGTGCTTGTTGACGGCAAGGTGAACGACAGGCGCGTCGCTTATGTGAAGAAAAACGGGCAGGGCCCCTTTGCCGACTGTGAATGGGAGCCGCCGGTGAAGCCCGGCCAGGCCTATTTTTAG
- a CDS encoding DMT family transporter → MNPPLAIAFAVGSAIMFGAFSVMVRSATRSASPFAGVLISLLIGLPMLVVLSLFYSDWSQLTFRAALWFAIGGILAPGLGRMMLFMGIRYIGVGRAMPFSTLTPFLSTLVAVVWLAEQPGIAVLMATLLVVGGCALLSMKPVGDSDWRRIFLLLPVGHSVAMAFSTTSRRYALDMVPDSIIGATIATAVSIPALFLFLPFLPKEERFHVDRRALRIFLVSGLLNTLSYLLFFTSFRYGAVYLVVPFAYTAPLFALIFSYFWLRGMERLTWQKWGGALLLIAGVLVILQRAL, encoded by the coding sequence TTGAACCCCCCACTCGCCATCGCCTTCGCCGTCGGTTCCGCCATCATGTTCGGCGCCTTCAGCGTCATGGTGCGCTCGGCCACGCGGTCGGCCTCTCCCTTTGCCGGGGTGCTGATCAGTCTTCTGATCGGTTTGCCGATGCTGGTCGTTCTCTCGCTTTTCTATTCGGACTGGAGCCAGCTCACCTTCCGGGCGGCTCTCTGGTTCGCCATCGGCGGAATTCTTGCGCCGGGGCTCGGCCGGATGATGCTCTTCATGGGTATCCGCTACATCGGGGTGGGAAGGGCGATGCCGTTCTCGACGCTGACCCCGTTCCTCTCCACGTTGGTGGCGGTCGTCTGGCTGGCCGAGCAGCCCGGGATCGCGGTCCTCATGGCGACGCTCCTGGTGGTGGGGGGCTGCGCCCTTCTTTCGATGAAGCCGGTGGGGGATTCGGACTGGCGGCGCATCTTCCTTCTGCTCCCCGTCGGCCACTCGGTGGCCATGGCCTTTTCCACAACCTCGCGCCGCTACGCCCTCGACATGGTCCCCGATTCGATCATAGGTGCCACCATCGCGACGGCGGTTTCCATCCCGGCCCTTTTCTTGTTCCTGCCGTTTCTGCCGAAGGAGGAGCGCTTTCATGTGGATCGGCGGGCGCTGCGGATTTTTCTGGTCTCCGGCCTCCTCAATACCCTCAGCTACCTCCTCTTTTTTACTTCCTTCCGGTACGGGGCGGTGTATCTGGTCGTGCCCTTCGCTTACACGGCGCCTTTGTTCGCGCTGATTTTTTCGTACTTCTGGCTGAGGGGGATGGAACGGCTGACTTGGCAGAAATGGGGGGGCGCACTGTTGCTCATTGCGGGGGTGCTCGTCATTCTCCAGCGCGCGCTGTAG
- a CDS encoding CoA transferase — protein MSLGALDGLRVLDLTHYVAGPFCTMLLADAGADVVKLEPPAGDAIRVFPSTFDGDSRLFLGLQRNKRSIAVDLKKDEGKEIALALAARADVLVEGFRPGVAEKLGLGAPSLRSANPRLVYVSVSAYGQRGPLKGRRGIDPIVQTFSGIPHEQGAGGGPQLVQGHFVDYFTGALAASAALLALFARERTGKGQYVDASLLGGAAALQTGRLVWAKDREPLENVADLLSDRSARIYETKQGHIYLYMDVDGFWERACGVLGLEEMRVDPRWAAFRDRHADRAEIISRVQEVLRTASADEWVERFEAAGVPCAKVRPPSALLEDEQMDAMGFFDEVAHPLYGMLRLVGASFHLDDTPSEIRRPAPRLGEHTDDVLAELGFSPAQIKKFGEENIVFG, from the coding sequence GCGGGTCCCTTTTGCACAATGCTGCTGGCTGATGCGGGCGCCGATGTCGTGAAGCTGGAGCCGCCGGCAGGGGACGCGATCCGCGTTTTTCCCTCGACCTTCGATGGCGATAGCCGGCTTTTTCTCGGGTTGCAGCGCAACAAGAGAAGCATCGCCGTCGATTTAAAGAAAGATGAGGGCAAAGAAATCGCCCTTGCTCTGGCGGCACGGGCGGATGTCCTGGTGGAAGGGTTCCGCCCCGGGGTGGCCGAGAAGCTCGGGCTGGGGGCGCCCTCTCTCCGGAGTGCGAATCCGCGTCTCGTTTATGTGTCGGTTTCCGCCTATGGTCAGCGCGGGCCCCTCAAGGGGCGCCGGGGCATCGATCCCATCGTCCAGACGTTCTCCGGCATCCCCCATGAGCAGGGAGCGGGCGGAGGGCCGCAGCTGGTCCAGGGTCATTTCGTGGACTACTTTACGGGCGCGCTGGCGGCGTCCGCGGCGCTCCTCGCGCTGTTCGCCAGAGAGCGGACCGGCAAGGGCCAGTATGTTGATGCCTCCTTGCTCGGGGGCGCGGCCGCCCTCCAGACGGGGCGGCTCGTCTGGGCGAAGGATCGCGAGCCGCTCGAAAATGTCGCGGACCTGCTCTCGGACAGAAGCGCCCGCATCTACGAAACGAAGCAGGGCCATATTTATCTCTACATGGACGTGGACGGCTTCTGGGAGCGCGCCTGCGGCGTCCTGGGACTGGAGGAGATGCGGGTTGATCCGCGGTGGGCCGCCTTCCGAGATCGCCATGCGGACAGGGCCGAGATCATCTCGCGCGTGCAGGAGGTTTTGCGGACCGCTTCGGCGGATGAATGGGTGGAGCGCTTCGAGGCGGCCGGGGTGCCTTGCGCGAAGGTGAGGCCGCCTTCCGCCCTTTTGGAAGATGAGCAGATGGACGCGATGGGCTTTTTCGATGAAGTGGCACATCCGCTCTACGGAATGCTCCGCCTTGTGGGCGCTTCCTTTCATCTCGATGATACGCCTTCGGAAATCCGCCGTCCGGCCCCCCGGCTGGGAGAACACACGGACGATGTCCTGGCGGAGCTCGGATTTTCTCCCGCGCAGATCAAGAAGTTCGGGGAAGAAAATATCGTTTTCGGCTGA